From the Exiguobacterium aurantiacum genome, one window contains:
- a CDS encoding type II secretion system F family protein, with product MAIFQYEGKLLNGKRKKGRITAVSLREAKEKLRQESILVTELNELESTGLNKEVNLLPERVKIEHLIMYVRQFATLIRAGVPIVRATSILRVQTESKVLKKTLSQVEDDLREGIAFSEAIKKHPRVFSNFFSSMALAGEASGNLEEALDQIGLQLQKQYDVKRKVISALTYPLVVSIVAIGVVAFLMVNVVPTFASIFGQLGGELPLITRIVVAVSDFVAAYWWLIFGGVFLALLIFTWMLKRDKERYVIDGLLLKLPIFGPIVLKSQIALLTRSLAVLLQAAVPILSAIEITEKIVSNRVIRKGLGQARKMMAQGIPLHEPLERNDSFPPLMTQMIAVGEESGDLDSMLNEVAEFYETEVETTTDRLKSIIEPLLIVVLASIVGVIVIAIVVPMFQIYGDIQNQ from the coding sequence ATGGCCATCTTCCAATACGAAGGCAAATTGCTGAACGGAAAGCGTAAAAAAGGACGAATCACCGCCGTCTCGCTCCGCGAAGCGAAAGAAAAGTTGCGCCAAGAATCGATTCTCGTCACCGAGCTCAACGAACTCGAGTCGACGGGGTTGAATAAAGAAGTCAACCTGCTCCCTGAGCGGGTCAAGATTGAACATTTGATTATGTACGTGCGCCAGTTCGCGACGCTCATCAGGGCCGGTGTGCCGATTGTCCGGGCGACGTCCATCTTACGCGTCCAGACCGAGTCGAAAGTGTTGAAGAAGACGCTCAGTCAAGTCGAGGACGATTTACGCGAAGGGATCGCTTTCTCGGAGGCGATCAAGAAACATCCGCGCGTATTCTCGAACTTCTTCAGCTCGATGGCACTCGCAGGTGAGGCGAGCGGGAATTTAGAGGAGGCGCTCGACCAAATCGGGCTCCAGCTCCAAAAACAGTATGACGTCAAACGGAAAGTCATCTCGGCGTTGACGTACCCGCTCGTCGTGTCGATCGTCGCCATTGGCGTCGTCGCGTTCCTCATGGTGAACGTCGTCCCGACGTTCGCAAGTATCTTCGGACAGCTCGGTGGGGAACTCCCGCTCATCACGCGCATCGTCGTCGCCGTGTCGGACTTCGTCGCCGCCTATTGGTGGCTCATCTTCGGTGGGGTATTCCTCGCACTGCTCATCTTCACCTGGATGCTCAAACGGGACAAGGAACGGTACGTGATTGACGGGTTGTTGTTAAAGCTGCCAATCTTCGGACCGATTGTCCTGAAGTCACAAATCGCATTGTTGACGCGAAGTTTGGCCGTCTTGCTTCAAGCGGCCGTTCCGATTTTGTCGGCGATTGAGATCACTGAGAAAATCGTCTCGAACCGGGTCATCCGCAAAGGGCTTGGTCAGGCGCGCAAGATGATGGCGCAAGGGATCCCGCTCCATGAACCGCTCGAACGAAACGACAGCTTCCCTCCGCTCATGACACAGATGATCGCGGTCGGCGAGGAGAGCGGAGATTTAGACTCGATGTTGAATGAGGTCGCAGAGTTTTATGAGACCGAGGTCGAGACGACGACAGACCGTCTGAAGTCGATCATCGAGCCGCTGTTGATCGTCGTCTTGGCGAGCATCGTCGGGGTCATCGTCATCGCGATTGTCGTGCCGATGTTCCAAATTTATGGTGATATCCAAAATCAGTAG
- a CDS encoding prepilin-type N-terminal cleavage/methylation domain-containing protein — translation MLEKMKMIWQDAKQLKDERGLTLVELLVVVVILGIIAAIAVVAIGGIIENSKKDAMVADAKQMVSAAKLHTASNPQAGTLTFLSTSTGTTPTTTPGTGMDYISNLKDPFGEGQYKTATVTITEDSGKFAYAVTLEGAVPTEFAFNLTPEKDLNKDTLTK, via the coding sequence ATGTTAGAGAAAATGAAAATGATTTGGCAAGACGCCAAACAATTGAAAGATGAACGCGGACTCACACTCGTCGAGTTGCTCGTCGTCGTCGTAATCTTGGGGATTATCGCAGCAATCGCCGTTGTCGCGATTGGTGGGATTATCGAGAATTCGAAGAAGGATGCGATGGTTGCCGATGCGAAGCAGATGGTGAGTGCGGCGAAGTTACATACGGCGTCGAATCCACAAGCTGGAACTTTAACTTTCTTATCTACTTCTACAGGTACAACACCTACAACAACACCTGGTACCGGAATGGATTATATTTCGAACTTAAAAGATCCTTTTGGCGAGGGTCAATACAAAACTGCAACTGTAACTATAACCGAGGATTCAGGTAAATTTGCATATGCTGTAACATTGGAAGGAGCCGTACCAACAGAATTTGCTTTTAACCTAACTCCTGAAAAAGACCTCAATAAAGATACATTAACTAAATAA
- a CDS encoding JAB domain-containing protein, which produces MTMVLDRSVESAIARLLQIGGRGGDPYETARRLSDVYPSLRALSQASVSDLCQIEGMTKKKAEQLLAAFAIGLRYVEEPKVETPTIRSPQDAYELLRDELRLLNQEHFICLYLNTKNQLIARKTLFVGGLNSSIVHPRDVFREALKLSAACFIAVHNHPSGDALNIVS; this is translated from the coding sequence ATGACCATGGTGCTCGACCGAAGTGTTGAATCCGCGATCGCCCGGCTACTCCAAATCGGGGGCAGGGGTGGCGACCCGTACGAAACGGCCCGACGGCTGTCCGATGTGTATCCTTCGCTTCGGGCGCTGTCGCAGGCGTCCGTGAGCGACCTCTGTCAAATCGAGGGCATGACGAAAAAGAAAGCCGAGCAGTTGCTCGCAGCGTTTGCGATCGGTCTCCGTTACGTCGAGGAACCGAAAGTGGAGACGCCGACGATCCGTTCGCCGCAGGACGCCTATGAACTGCTCCGTGATGAACTCCGGTTGTTGAATCAAGAACATTTCATCTGTCTGTATTTGAACACGAAGAATCAGCTCATCGCCCGGAAGACGCTGTTCGTCGGTGGGCTCAATTCGTCGATCGTCCATCCGCGCGACGTGTTCCGGGAAGCGCTCAAACTGTCGGCGGCGTGCTTCATCGCCGTGCATAACCATCCAAGTGGGGACGCATTAAACATAGTATCCTAA
- a CDS encoding prepilin peptidase, with amino-acid sequence MVELIGLIYSLVLGAVITSFTNVVGLRVPRKQSIVTPRSHCPSCGHVLSAWELIPVFGYVFLRGKCRGCGGRIAPTYPLFELLGAVGYAYSFWLYGFSLTTLLAFVFLSTLLALAMSDLSTMLVPNVILLLTAPVLMLLAYGAGVAWWSPIAGAALGFSVLATVFFVSRGGLGAGDVKLFTVIGLVLGPRDVLVALFLSSLIGAIVGLTLIGLKRMDRKQPIPFVPSIALGTMLTFWFSERFFDWYFDLM; translated from the coding sequence TTGGTTGAACTCATTGGTCTTATTTATAGCCTCGTCCTCGGGGCCGTCATCACGTCATTCACGAACGTCGTCGGGCTCCGCGTGCCACGCAAACAGTCCATCGTCACGCCGCGCTCACACTGTCCGTCATGCGGACACGTCTTATCCGCTTGGGAACTGATTCCGGTCTTCGGTTACGTGTTCCTGCGCGGAAAATGCCGCGGCTGTGGCGGGCGGATCGCGCCGACGTATCCGCTCTTTGAATTGCTCGGAGCGGTCGGTTACGCCTATAGCTTCTGGCTGTACGGCTTCAGCCTCACGACGCTCCTTGCCTTCGTCTTCTTATCGACGCTCCTTGCCTTGGCGATGTCGGATTTGTCGACGATGCTCGTCCCGAACGTCATCTTATTGTTAACGGCACCGGTCCTCATGTTGCTCGCCTATGGCGCGGGTGTGGCCTGGTGGAGCCCGATTGCCGGAGCGGCGCTCGGATTTTCTGTCCTCGCCACCGTTTTTTTCGTCTCCAGGGGGGGACTTGGGGCCGGCGATGTCAAACTATTTACAGTAATCGGGCTCGTCCTCGGGCCGCGCGACGTCCTCGTCGCCTTATTTTTATCGAGCTTGATTGGAGCAATCGTCGGACTGACACTGATCGGTTTGAAACGGATGGATCGCAAACAGCCGATCCCATTCGTGCCATCGATTGCACTCGGCACGATGCTGACATTTTGGTTCAGCGAACGCTTCTTTGATTGGTATTTTGATTTGATGTAG
- a CDS encoding Maf family protein — MKPTQKRVILASMSPRRTELLTQAGILHEVIPSNVIEGTNGREHPDEYVGRLAREKAMDVARNNRDAVVVGSDTVVVLDGAILEKPKDRDDARDMLQRLSGAMHEVLTGVSIIGPERQDLFVTTTHVTFIDIPDAWLDGYLDSTEPYDKAGAYGIQGSGGLFVERLEGDFYNVVGLPIRPLVETLERHGVAPRFL; from the coding sequence ATGAAACCAACACAGAAACGTGTCATCCTCGCCTCGATGTCGCCGCGTCGGACCGAGCTGTTGACCCAGGCCGGTATTTTGCATGAAGTCATTCCGTCAAACGTCATCGAAGGAACGAACGGACGGGAACATCCGGACGAATATGTCGGACGCCTCGCCCGCGAGAAAGCGATGGACGTCGCTCGAAACAACCGTGACGCCGTCGTCGTCGGCTCAGATACGGTCGTCGTCTTAGACGGTGCGATTTTAGAGAAGCCGAAAGACCGGGACGACGCACGAGACATGCTGCAACGGCTTTCGGGAGCGATGCATGAAGTACTCACCGGCGTCAGCATCATCGGGCCCGAGCGGCAAGACTTATTCGTCACGACGACGCACGTCACCTTCATCGATATCCCGGACGCATGGCTAGATGGCTATCTCGATTCGACGGAGCCGTACGATAAAGCTGGCGCCTATGGCATCCAAGGGTCGGGCGGTCTGTTCGTCGAACGGCTCGAAGGGGACTTTTATAACGTCGTCGGTCTGCCAATTCGTCCGCTCGTCGAGACGCTCGAGCGACACGGGGTAGCGCCGCGCTTTCTGTGA
- the pilM gene encoding pilus assembly protein PilM — protein MSRSIEKGTVAYFSFDALSIHGAVIKQGVFKRSASVQLAKGAYVGGRIEDENAFGLAFDELCRKLKVRKGMVCAVDMAETEVLSRKVEIPSTIPKDEIRGYLFMEIGSSIILPFDDVAFDYEVLGETETKTEVMLHAVSVDLTKAIRAYMKKRGFQLKKIVPRPVAIANGVARLETLDPLKSTLLWHVTPFAHQLLVLEEGQVRFIRAIETDLPYRAETTDGLVTYTYSGSEETFANQTDEWLNELARFLDFYRYSLRTDGRPIDELLVSGTVPNLDDLVQAIESEALVPVKRIADPLPLSHATPLSHQMLPLLGMATLDKEHDANFINSTDVTLRWPIIASLLALLIGGGATGYLFYEVNELERNEAQIEEQLQLVRIYQTEQVNSKGQQVLSLDQTVTALTAEERWAVPALRALTEQLPPTGYVLTYNYADGSLMSVRTQFETLAELNAFQRSLLNDVRFENVKLLGVTTETKAETEQEETDTDEPLSPDVLDSTNEPLPRYIGEFTFTFTDVEPETPEGETPEGETEETTDEEEVSE, from the coding sequence ATGAGCCGGTCTATAGAGAAAGGAACGGTCGCGTATTTCTCGTTCGATGCGCTCAGCATCCACGGGGCCGTGATTAAACAAGGCGTGTTCAAACGCAGCGCGTCCGTCCAATTGGCAAAAGGCGCCTACGTAGGGGGACGAATTGAAGACGAGAATGCATTCGGTCTCGCCTTCGATGAACTGTGCCGCAAACTGAAAGTCCGAAAAGGGATGGTCTGTGCCGTCGATATGGCCGAGACTGAGGTGTTGTCCCGTAAAGTCGAGATCCCGTCGACAATCCCGAAAGATGAGATCCGGGGTTATCTGTTCATGGAAATCGGCAGCTCGATCATCTTGCCGTTCGACGACGTCGCCTTCGACTATGAAGTGCTCGGCGAGACGGAGACGAAGACCGAGGTCATGCTCCACGCCGTCTCGGTCGATTTGACGAAAGCGATTCGCGCCTACATGAAGAAACGCGGGTTCCAACTGAAGAAGATCGTGCCGCGTCCGGTCGCCATCGCCAACGGGGTGGCCCGACTCGAGACGCTCGACCCGCTCAAATCGACGCTTCTTTGGCACGTGACGCCGTTCGCGCACCAGTTGCTCGTCCTTGAAGAAGGCCAAGTCCGCTTCATCCGTGCCATCGAGACCGACCTCCCGTATCGTGCTGAGACGACGGACGGCCTTGTCACGTATACATATAGCGGCTCCGAGGAGACGTTCGCCAATCAGACGGACGAGTGGCTGAACGAACTCGCCCGTTTCCTTGATTTCTATCGCTACTCGCTTCGGACGGACGGCCGCCCGATTGACGAATTGCTTGTGTCGGGGACGGTCCCGAACCTTGATGACCTCGTCCAGGCAATCGAAAGTGAGGCGCTGGTGCCGGTCAAACGGATCGCCGACCCGCTTCCACTGTCACATGCGACGCCGTTGTCACATCAGATGCTGCCGCTCCTCGGCATGGCGACGCTCGATAAGGAGCATGATGCCAACTTCATCAATTCGACCGATGTGACGTTACGCTGGCCGATCATCGCGAGTCTGCTCGCCCTGTTAATCGGTGGTGGGGCGACCGGCTATTTGTTCTATGAAGTGAACGAGTTGGAACGGAACGAGGCCCAAATCGAAGAGCAGTTGCAGCTCGTCCGCATCTACCAGACCGAGCAAGTGAACTCGAAAGGTCAGCAAGTGTTGTCGCTCGACCAGACGGTGACCGCGCTCACGGCTGAGGAACGATGGGCCGTGCCGGCACTCCGGGCGTTGACCGAACAATTGCCGCCGACGGGTTATGTGTTGACGTATAACTACGCCGACGGATCGCTCATGAGCGTCCGTACCCAGTTCGAGACGCTCGCTGAATTGAACGCGTTCCAACGGTCGCTCTTGAACGACGTGCGCTTTGAGAACGTCAAACTGCTCGGCGTGACGACCGAGACGAAAGCGGAGACCGAGCAGGAAGAAACCGATACCGATGAGCCGCTCAGTCCGGACGTACTTGATTCGACGAACGAACCGCTCCCGCGCTACATCGGCGAGTTCACCTTCACATTCACCGATGTCGAACCGGAGACGCCGGAAGGGGAGACACCTGAAGGCGAGACCGAAGAGACGACCGATGAGGAGGAGGTGAGCGAATGA